In Arvicola amphibius chromosome 1, mArvAmp1.2, whole genome shotgun sequence, one DNA window encodes the following:
- the LOC119820550 gene encoding olfactory receptor 5B3-like, which yields MALMGNSTEVTQFILMGLTNAPGGQFLLFITFLLIYTTTLVGNLGMILLIFFDSRLHTPMYFFLGNLSLVDFCYSSAVTPTVMAGFFLREKVISYKACAAQIFFFGSFGTVENFLLASMAYDRYAAVCKPLHYATIMTTTVCAWLVTSCYVYGFLNGSIYTEDTFRLSFCGSNVVHHFFCDVPAVMVLSCSDRHVNELILIDLASFNIFLALVVIIISYTFIFITILKMHSGRGYHKAISTCASHFSSVTIFYGTLIFMYLQPSSSHSMDNDKIASVFYTMVIPMLNPLVYSLRNKEVVNAFRRMVLETK from the coding sequence ATGGCACTGATGGGGAACAGCACAGAAGTGACACAGTTCATCCTCATGGGGCTCACCAATGCTCCAGGCGGGCAGTTTCTCCTTTTCATCACCTTCCTCCTCATTTACACCACCACCTTGGTGGGGAACCTGGGGATGATCCTGCTGATTTTCTTTGATTCTCGGctccacacccccatgtactttttTCTAGGTAACCTGTCCCTTGTGGACTTTTGTTACTCTTCGGCTGTCACTCCCACAGTCATGGCTGGGTTTTTCTTAAGAGAAAAGGTCATCTCCTACAAAGCTTGTGCtgctcagattttcttttttggatcCTTTGGTACTGTGGAGAATTTCCTGTTGGCCTCAATGGCCTATGATCGATATGCAGCAGTGTGTAAGCCCCTACACTATGCCACCATTATGACTACaactgtgtgtgcatggctgGTCACGAGTTGCTATGTCTATGGCTTCCTGAATGGTTCCATCTACACTGAAGACACATTTAGGCTCTCCTTCTGTGGATCCAATGTGGTCCATCactttttctgtgatgttccAGCAGTCATGGTTCTCTCTTGCTCTGATAGACATGTTAATGAGCTTATTCTTATCGACTTAGCCAGCTTCAATATCTTCCTTGCTCTTGTGGTTATCATAATATCATACACATTCATTTTTATCACCATCCTAAAGATGCACTCAGGTAGAGGATATCACAAGGCTATATCCACCTGTGCCTCCCACTTCTCTTCCGTCACTATTTTCTATGGGACTCTTATCTTCATGTATTTACAGCCCAGCTCCAGTCATTCTATGGATAATGACAAAATTGCATCTGTCTTTTACACTATGGTCATCCCTATGTTGAACCCTCTGGTCTACAGCCTAAGGAACAAGGAAGTCGTGAATGCATTCAGAAGAATGGTTTTAGAAACCAAATAG
- the LOC119818480 gene encoding olfactory receptor 5B3-like: protein MMENRTEVTRFLLLGLTDDPNLQLPLFITFLFIYTITLVGNLGMILLILMDSRLHTPMYVFLGNLSLADFCYSSAVTPKVMAGFLIGDKAISYNDCATQMFFFAAFITVENYLLASMAYDRYAAVCKPLHYATTMTTSVCTWLIIGSYVIGFLNASIHIGDTFRLSFCESNVVHHFFCDIPAVMVLSCSDRQVSELALVYIVSFHIFFAFIVIWISYTFIFVTILKMHSAVGHHKAMSTCASHFTAVSIFYGTSIFMYVQPSSSHSMDTDKIASVFYTMVIPMLNPLVYSLRNKEVKSAFKKVVLEAKYL from the coding sequence ATGATGGAGAACAGGACTGAGGTGACTCGCTTCCTTCTGCTGGGACTCACTGATGATCCAAACCTACAGCTTCCCCTCTTTATCACTTTCCTATTTATCTACACTATCACCCTAGTGGGGAACCTGGGGATGATCCTGTTGATTCTCATGGACTCTCGGCTCCACACTCCCATGTACGTTTTTCTAGGTAACCTTTCTCTGGCCGATTTCTGTTACTCTTCAGCAGTCACTCCAAAAGTCATGGCTGGTTTTCTTATAGGAGACAAGGCCATTTCCTACAATGACTGTGCTACTCAGATGTTCTTTTTTGCAGCTTTTATTACAGTGGAAAATTACCTTTTGGCATCAATGGCCTATGATCGTTATGCAGCAGTATGTAAGCCCCTACACTATGCTACCACCATGACTACAAGTGTCTGCACATGGTTGATCATTGGTTCTTATGTCATTGGTTTCCTGAATGCCTCCATCCACATTGGGGACACATTCAGGCTCTCTTTCTGTGAGTCTAATGTGGTCCATCACTTTTTCTGTGATATTCCAGCAGTTATGGTTCTCTCTTGTTCTGACAGACAGGTCAGTGAGCTGGCTCTTGTTTATATAGTGAGCTTCCACATATTTTTTGCCTTCATAGTTATTTGGATATcctacacatttatttttgtcacCATCCTGAAGATGCATTCTGCTGTAGGACATCACAAGGCTATGTCCACCTGTGCCTCCCACTTCACTGCAGTCTCCATTTTCTATGGAACtagtatttttatgtatgtacagCCCAGTTCCAGTCACTCCATGGACACTGACAAAATTGCCTCTGTGTTCTACACCATGGTCATCCCCATGCTGAATCCTCTggtctacagcctgaggaacaaagAGGTGAAGAGTGCATTCAAAAAGGTTGTACTGGAGGCAAAATATTTGTGA